A genome region from Thermomonospora amylolytica includes the following:
- a CDS encoding sulfite exporter TauE/SafE family protein has translation MNALEATAVFVAGIGAGGINAVVGSGTLITFPTLLALGFPPVTANVTNNIGLVPGSLAGAYGYRRELSGQRARLLRLAAASLTGALIGAALLLGLPDDAFGVIVPVLIAVALVLVVAQPRVNAWLAARREHHHPHGGPWLWAGILAAGVYGGYFGAAQGIILIALLGIFLDEDLQRNNAAKNVLSALVNGVAALVFVIVWLTGATDISWLAVLLIALGSTVGGLLGAKVGRRLPPAALRAVIVLVGLTAIANLVTN, from the coding sequence GTGAACGCGCTGGAGGCGACGGCGGTCTTCGTGGCCGGGATCGGCGCGGGCGGGATCAACGCGGTGGTGGGCTCGGGCACCCTGATCACCTTCCCGACCCTGCTGGCCCTGGGCTTTCCCCCGGTGACCGCGAACGTCACCAACAACATCGGCCTGGTCCCCGGCTCCCTCGCCGGCGCGTACGGCTACCGCAGGGAACTGTCCGGCCAGCGCGCCCGCCTGCTGCGGCTGGCCGCCGCCTCGCTCACCGGCGCCCTCATCGGGGCCGCGCTGCTGCTGGGCCTCCCCGACGACGCGTTCGGCGTGATCGTCCCCGTCCTCATCGCGGTCGCCCTGGTCCTGGTCGTCGCCCAGCCCAGGGTGAACGCCTGGCTGGCCGCCCGGCGCGAACACCACCACCCGCACGGCGGTCCCTGGCTGTGGGCGGGCATCCTGGCCGCCGGCGTCTACGGCGGCTACTTCGGCGCCGCCCAGGGCATCATCCTGATCGCCCTGCTCGGCATCTTCCTCGACGAGGACCTGCAGCGGAACAACGCCGCCAAGAACGTGCTGTCCGCCCTGGTCAACGGAGTCGCCGCGCTGGTCTTCGTCATCGTCTGGCTGACCGGCGCCACCGACATCTCCTGGCTCGCCGTCCTGCTGATCGCCCTCGGCTCCACCGTGGGCGGCCTCCTCGGCGCCAAGGTCGGCCGCCGCCTGCCCCCCGCCGCCCTCCGCGCCGTCATCGTCCTGGTCGGCCTCACCGCCATCGCGAATCTCGTGACGAACTGA
- a CDS encoding Rieske 2Fe-2S domain-containing protein produces the protein MSGRASKLFRRGTRRPGSHPADVVDGLEHVEGLDGGVRGISAVISRVLRPGPVKDALHGVPMGHPAHPSLTDVPMGCWMSAAVLDLMPGTERAARTLVAAGLAGALPTVLTGWTDWSALHRGQKRVGLVHASATGAATVLYAASLVARRQGRTAVGRMLGFAGLSMLMGGGYLGGHLAFRLAAGANHADKLAHLVSLGWHDLCKIDELPDGWPVQRQLGYINLFVLRQGEDVHILADRCAHLGGPLHQGRIVADESAETCVVCPWHGSTFRVADGAVVHGPATSRQPAFETRTSEEGVVQVRPVP, from the coding sequence ATGAGTGGACGGGCCAGCAAGCTGTTCCGGCGGGGGACTCGTCGGCCGGGAAGCCATCCGGCCGACGTGGTGGACGGGCTGGAGCACGTGGAGGGGCTGGACGGGGGCGTCCGGGGGATCTCGGCGGTGATCTCGCGGGTGCTGCGGCCCGGGCCGGTGAAGGACGCGCTGCACGGGGTGCCGATGGGGCATCCGGCGCATCCGTCGTTGACGGACGTGCCGATGGGGTGCTGGATGTCGGCGGCGGTGCTGGATCTGATGCCCGGCACGGAACGGGCGGCGCGGACGCTGGTGGCGGCCGGGTTGGCGGGGGCGCTGCCCACGGTGCTGACGGGGTGGACCGACTGGTCGGCGCTGCACCGGGGGCAGAAGCGGGTCGGGCTGGTGCACGCGTCGGCGACCGGGGCGGCAACGGTGCTGTACGCCGCGTCGCTGGTGGCGCGGCGGCAGGGCCGGACTGCGGTGGGACGGATGCTGGGGTTCGCCGGGCTGTCGATGCTGATGGGCGGCGGCTACCTGGGCGGGCATCTGGCGTTCCGGCTGGCGGCGGGGGCCAACCACGCCGACAAGCTGGCGCATCTGGTGTCGCTGGGATGGCACGACCTGTGCAAGATCGACGAGCTGCCGGACGGGTGGCCGGTGCAGCGGCAGCTCGGGTACATCAACCTGTTCGTGCTGCGGCAGGGCGAGGACGTGCACATCCTGGCCGACCGCTGCGCCCATCTGGGCGGCCCGCTGCACCAGGGGCGGATCGTCGCCGACGAGAGCGCCGAGACCTGCGTGGTGTGCCCGTGGCACGGGAGCACGTTCCGGGTGGCCGACGGGGCGGTGGTGCACGGGCCCGCCACCAGCCGCCAGCCGGCGTTCGAGACCCGCACGTCCGAGGAGGGCGTGGTGCAGGTGCGGCCCGTTCCGTAG
- a CDS encoding formylglycine-generating enzyme family protein: MALIPGGEFRMGGDDPDAFPEDGEGPVRTVRLSPFLIDKYAVANRQFAAFVKATGYVTEAERYGWSFVFHLHVPPGTPVMDGTVAEAPWWVAVPGAYWKAPEGPGSSIERRPNHPVVHVSWNDARAYAAWAGKRLPTEAEWEMAARGGLDQARYPWGDELTPKGRHRCNIWQGTFPVHDIGEDGFTGTAPVNAYAPNGYGLHNVSGNVWEWCADWWSTDWHAADTPETRIDPKGPPTGTARVIRGGSFLCHDSYCNRYRVAARTHNTPDSTTAHTGFRCAADPA, translated from the coding sequence ATGGCGCTGATCCCCGGCGGGGAGTTCCGGATGGGCGGCGACGACCCCGACGCCTTCCCGGAGGACGGCGAGGGGCCGGTCCGGACCGTGCGGCTGTCGCCGTTCCTGATCGACAAGTACGCGGTCGCCAACCGGCAGTTCGCCGCGTTCGTGAAGGCCACCGGGTACGTCACCGAGGCCGAGCGGTACGGCTGGTCGTTCGTCTTCCACCTCCACGTTCCGCCCGGCACGCCCGTGATGGACGGCACGGTCGCCGAGGCCCCGTGGTGGGTCGCGGTCCCGGGCGCGTACTGGAAGGCCCCCGAGGGCCCCGGCTCGTCCATCGAACGCCGCCCCAACCACCCCGTCGTCCACGTCTCCTGGAACGACGCCCGCGCCTACGCCGCCTGGGCGGGCAAGCGCCTGCCCACCGAGGCCGAATGGGAGATGGCCGCCCGCGGCGGCCTCGACCAGGCCCGCTACCCGTGGGGCGACGAGCTGACCCCCAAGGGCCGCCACCGCTGCAACATCTGGCAGGGCACGTTCCCCGTCCACGACATCGGCGAGGACGGCTTCACCGGCACCGCCCCGGTCAACGCCTACGCCCCCAACGGCTACGGCCTCCACAACGTCTCAGGCAACGTCTGGGAGTGGTGCGCCGACTGGTGGAGCACCGACTGGCACGCCGCCGACACCCCCGAGACCCGCATCGACCCCAAGGGCCCGCCCACCGGCACCGCCCGCGTCATCCGCGGCGGCTCGTTCCTCTGCCACGACTCCTACTGCAACCGCTACCGCGTGGCCGCCCGCACCCACAACACCCCCGACTCCACCACCGCCCACACCGGCTTCCGCTGCGCCGCCGACCCCGCCTAG
- a CDS encoding molybdopterin oxidoreductase family protein — translation MSRTAYRTCPLCEAICGLELTLDDDGRVTGVRGDSADPLSKGFLCPKGASFGSLDADPDRLHAPLLRDGSGHVETGWDEAFAVVERRLREVVERHGKDSVAVYLGNPTVHSIAGSLYSGPLVKALGTRNVYTASTADQMPKHVSVGYMFGDPAAIPVPDLDRTDHLLMLGANPLESNGSLCSAPDFPGRLKAIRARGGRITVVDPRRTRTARLADQHVFIRPGTDAYLLFALVHTLFAEDLVDLGHLAGRVHGLDDLRALAVDFTPELVAGVTGIRPLQIRRMARELARAERAAVYGRIGTCTQPYGTLASWLVDVLNVLTGNLDRPGGAMFPRAAHTPVYRRKQPFTTGRWRSRVRGLPEVKGEFPVATLADEIETPGEGRIRALITIGGNPVLSAPGTGRLDRALAGLEFMVSVDPYLNETTRHAHVVLPPPRPAQAPHYDITFLGLSVRNYARYSPPAVPLPEGRPGETEILARLTLIAAGQGAGGDVGALDEMLVSGTLAKAVTIPGSPVYGRRPEELRKALGDARSGHELRLDMMLRLGPYGEGFGADPEGLTLAKLRDEHPHGVDLGPLEPRLDEVLCTASGLIELCPPSFAADTDRLRAGLGGSPPEGLVLIGRRHLRSNNSWMHNVPKLVGGSNRCTLQLNPADAVRLGIGDGDAVRVASRAGTIHAVAETTDSVMTGVVSLPHGWGHDRPGTRQRVAGEHAGVSVNELTDEREVDPLSGNAVFNGVPVTVERVG, via the coding sequence ATGAGCCGCACGGCGTACCGGACCTGCCCACTCTGCGAAGCCATCTGCGGGCTGGAGCTCACCCTCGACGACGACGGCCGGGTGACCGGCGTGCGGGGAGACTCCGCCGACCCGCTGAGCAAGGGATTCCTGTGCCCCAAGGGGGCCTCGTTCGGCAGCCTGGACGCCGACCCCGACCGGCTGCACGCCCCGCTGCTGCGCGACGGCTCCGGGCACGTCGAGACCGGGTGGGACGAGGCGTTCGCGGTGGTGGAACGCCGGCTGCGCGAGGTGGTCGAACGGCACGGCAAGGACTCGGTGGCCGTCTACCTCGGCAACCCGACCGTCCACTCGATCGCCGGCTCGCTGTACAGCGGGCCGCTGGTCAAGGCGCTGGGCACCCGCAACGTGTACACGGCCAGCACCGCCGACCAGATGCCCAAGCACGTCAGCGTCGGGTACATGTTCGGCGACCCCGCCGCCATCCCCGTGCCCGACCTCGACCGCACCGACCACCTGCTGATGCTGGGCGCCAACCCGCTGGAGTCCAACGGCAGCCTGTGCTCGGCCCCCGACTTCCCCGGCCGGCTCAAGGCCATCCGGGCGCGCGGCGGCAGGATCACCGTCGTCGACCCCCGCCGCACCCGCACCGCCAGGCTGGCCGACCAGCACGTCTTCATCCGGCCGGGCACCGACGCGTACCTGCTGTTCGCGCTGGTGCACACCCTGTTCGCCGAGGACCTGGTGGACCTGGGGCATCTGGCGGGCCGGGTGCACGGGCTGGACGACCTGCGGGCGCTGGCGGTCGACTTCACCCCCGAACTGGTCGCCGGGGTCACCGGGATCCGGCCGCTGCAGATCCGCCGGATGGCGCGCGAGCTGGCCCGCGCCGAACGCGCCGCCGTCTACGGCCGGATCGGCACCTGCACCCAGCCGTACGGCACGCTGGCGAGCTGGCTGGTCGACGTGCTCAACGTGCTGACCGGAAACCTGGACCGGCCGGGCGGGGCGATGTTCCCCCGCGCCGCGCACACGCCGGTCTACCGCCGCAAGCAGCCGTTCACCACCGGCCGCTGGCGCAGCCGCGTCCGCGGCCTGCCGGAGGTGAAGGGCGAGTTCCCGGTCGCCACACTGGCCGACGAGATCGAGACCCCCGGGGAGGGGCGGATCCGGGCGCTGATCACCATCGGCGGCAACCCGGTGCTGTCGGCGCCCGGCACGGGCCGGCTGGACCGGGCGCTGGCCGGGCTGGAGTTCATGGTCAGCGTGGACCCGTACCTGAACGAGACCACCCGGCACGCCCACGTGGTGCTGCCGCCGCCGCGCCCGGCGCAGGCCCCGCACTACGACATCACGTTCCTGGGCCTGTCGGTCCGCAACTACGCCCGGTACTCGCCGCCGGCGGTGCCGCTGCCGGAGGGGCGCCCCGGCGAGACGGAGATCCTGGCGCGGCTCACCCTGATCGCCGCCGGTCAGGGCGCCGGCGGGGACGTCGGGGCGCTGGACGAGATGCTGGTCTCCGGCACGCTGGCCAAGGCCGTCACGATCCCCGGCTCCCCGGTGTACGGCCGCCGGCCCGAGGAGCTGCGCAAGGCCCTGGGCGACGCGCGCTCCGGCCACGAGCTGCGGCTGGACATGATGCTGCGGCTCGGCCCGTACGGTGAGGGCTTCGGGGCCGACCCGGAGGGGCTGACGCTGGCCAAGCTGCGCGACGAGCACCCGCACGGCGTGGACCTGGGGCCGTTGGAGCCGCGGCTGGACGAGGTGCTGTGCACCGCCTCGGGGCTGATCGAGCTGTGCCCGCCGTCGTTCGCCGCCGATACCGACCGGCTGCGCGCCGGCCTGGGCGGCTCGCCTCCGGAGGGGCTGGTGCTGATCGGGCGGCGGCATCTGCGTTCCAACAACAGCTGGATGCACAACGTGCCGAAGCTCGTCGGCGGCAGCAACCGCTGCACCCTCCAGCTCAACCCGGCCGACGCCGTCCGGCTGGGGATCGGCGACGGCGACGCGGTGCGGGTGGCCTCCCGGGCAGGTACGATCCACGCCGTGGCCGAGACGACCGACAGCGTGATGACCGGGGTGGTGAGCCTGCCGCACGGGTGGGGGCACGACCGGCCCGGCACCCGCCAGCGGGTCGCGGGCGAGCACGCCGGCGTCAGCGTCAACGAGCTGACCGACGAGCGGGAGGTCGACCCGCTGTCGGGGAACGCGGTCTTCAACGGAGTGCCGGTGACGGTGGAGCGCGTTGGCTGA
- a CDS encoding sulfotransferase family protein, translating to MRPADVHIDDLAEPRFSAEARQMLAAMAEIAPACTLQPDELMALAVRQTEASGRRMDDFGDEAFREPLEILCRSLREEAGLAEHGRVVWHVQLVNQLVGRLRLQDLLTRHPEIHDVEIERPIIIAGLPRTGTTHLHNLLSADPALRPLPYWEACEPVPPPGEEGTIEPRLQRVAASLELVHTALPYLKRMFDLTPTYSHEEGGLLALTFASTHLEIQAMLPSYRDWYLGTDQTFAYEYLRTALKAITWQRPGGRWVLKAPQHLEQLGPLMHAFPDATVVVTHRDPVAVTASLTTMLCYGLRMTTSPIDPHAVGRYWKDRAATYMERCLRDRDLAPKEQSIDVLFHEFMADDIAMVERIYQVAEQPFTDGTRQAMREYMAEHPRGRHGRVDYRLADIGLELAERRAALTPYVERFGVHVENVRER from the coding sequence ATGAGGCCTGCCGACGTTCACATCGATGACCTGGCCGAACCCCGGTTCTCCGCCGAGGCGCGGCAGATGCTGGCGGCCATGGCCGAGATCGCCCCGGCCTGCACGCTCCAGCCCGACGAGCTGATGGCGCTGGCCGTCCGGCAGACCGAGGCGAGCGGACGGCGGATGGACGACTTCGGCGACGAGGCGTTCCGCGAGCCGCTGGAGATCCTGTGCCGGTCGCTGCGCGAGGAGGCGGGGCTGGCCGAGCACGGCAGGGTGGTCTGGCACGTGCAACTGGTCAACCAGCTCGTCGGCCGGCTGCGGCTGCAGGACCTGCTCACCCGGCATCCGGAGATCCACGACGTGGAGATCGAACGGCCGATCATCATCGCCGGCCTGCCCCGCACCGGGACGACCCACCTGCACAACCTGCTGTCGGCCGACCCGGCGCTGCGCCCGCTGCCGTACTGGGAGGCGTGCGAGCCCGTTCCGCCGCCGGGCGAGGAGGGCACGATCGAGCCGCGCCTCCAGCGGGTGGCGGCCTCGCTGGAGCTGGTGCACACGGCGCTGCCGTACCTGAAGCGGATGTTCGACCTGACGCCCACCTACTCGCACGAGGAGGGCGGGCTGCTGGCGCTGACGTTCGCGTCGACGCACCTGGAGATCCAGGCGATGCTGCCGTCGTACCGGGACTGGTACCTGGGGACCGACCAGACGTTCGCCTACGAGTACCTGCGCACCGCGCTCAAGGCCATCACCTGGCAGCGTCCGGGCGGCCGCTGGGTGTTGAAGGCCCCGCAGCACCTGGAGCAGCTCGGCCCGCTGATGCACGCGTTCCCCGACGCGACCGTGGTGGTGACGCACCGGGATCCGGTGGCGGTGACCGCGTCGCTGACGACGATGCTGTGCTACGGGCTGCGGATGACGACCTCGCCGATCGACCCGCACGCCGTGGGCCGCTACTGGAAAGACCGGGCGGCGACCTACATGGAACGCTGCCTGCGCGACCGAGACCTGGCGCCCAAGGAGCAGTCGATCGACGTGCTGTTCCACGAGTTCATGGCCGACGACATCGCGATGGTGGAACGGATCTACCAGGTGGCGGAGCAGCCGTTCACCGACGGGACCCGCCAGGCGATGCGGGAGTACATGGCCGAGCATCCGCGGGGACGGCACGGGCGGGTGGACTACCGGCTGGCCGACATCGGCCTGGAGCTGGCCGAGCGGCGCGCCGCCTTGACCCCCTACGTGGAGCGCTTTGGCGTCCACGTGGAGAATGTCCGGGAACGATGA
- a CDS encoding NfeD family protein, with protein MDDWLIWLIVAAVLGVAELLTLTLALGLLAVAAVAAAVAGVLGAPVVIQAVVFVIASAAGLGVVRPIARRHISQPPPLRTGTAALVGKQALTLTEVSRRGGLVRLAGEEWTARPYDPDLVIPADAEVDVLAIEGAIALVYPRE; from the coding sequence ATGGACGACTGGCTGATCTGGCTGATCGTGGCCGCCGTGCTGGGCGTCGCCGAACTGCTCACGCTGACCCTGGCGCTCGGGCTGCTGGCGGTCGCCGCCGTGGCCGCGGCCGTCGCCGGGGTGCTCGGGGCGCCGGTGGTGATCCAGGCGGTGGTGTTCGTGATCGCGTCCGCGGCCGGGCTCGGCGTGGTCCGCCCGATCGCCAGACGGCACATCAGCCAGCCTCCGCCGCTGCGCACCGGGACCGCCGCGCTGGTCGGCAAGCAGGCCCTGACCCTCACCGAGGTCTCCAGGCGGGGCGGGCTGGTGCGGCTGGCCGGGGAGGAGTGGACCGCGCGGCCCTACGACCCCGATCTGGTGATCCCCGCCGATGCCGAGGTGGACGTGCTCGCCATCGAGGGGGCCATCGCCCTCGTCTATCCCAGGGAGTGA
- a CDS encoding SPFH domain-containing protein, with amino-acid sequence MTSGLIVGIIAALLVIIVVFRTVRIVPQAHAANVERLGRYLRTLEAGLNFVIPFIDRVRPLIDLREQVVSFPPQPVITEDNLVVHIDTVQYFQVTDPRAAQYEIADYIQAIEQLTVTTLRNVIGSLDLEATLTSREEISTQLRAVLDEASTKWGVRVNRVEIKAIDPPPSIQEAMEKQMRAERDKRAAILNAEGARQSAILTAEGDKQSAILRAEGSKAAAVLEAEGQAEAIGRVFGAIHRHDADPKLLAYQYLQMLPELAKGQGNTFFVIPSEVTSALQAVSKAFGGSVDEATRVPAGPEPETSAEREGPRELSAPAAGPTIYQPEAEKAPSKS; translated from the coding sequence GTGACATCCGGACTGATCGTCGGGATCATCGCCGCGCTACTCGTGATCATCGTGGTCTTCCGCACCGTGCGCATCGTTCCGCAGGCGCACGCGGCGAACGTGGAGCGGCTCGGCCGCTACCTGCGCACGCTGGAGGCCGGCCTGAACTTCGTCATCCCGTTCATCGACCGGGTGCGGCCGCTGATCGACCTGCGCGAGCAGGTGGTCTCGTTCCCGCCGCAGCCGGTGATCACCGAGGACAACCTGGTCGTGCACATCGACACCGTGCAGTACTTCCAGGTGACCGACCCGCGGGCGGCGCAGTACGAGATCGCCGACTACATCCAGGCGATCGAGCAGCTCACCGTCACCACGCTGCGGAACGTGATCGGCAGCCTCGACCTGGAGGCCACGCTGACCTCCCGTGAGGAGATCAGCACCCAGCTGCGCGCCGTGCTGGACGAGGCCTCCACCAAGTGGGGCGTGCGGGTCAACCGGGTCGAGATCAAGGCCATCGACCCGCCGCCGTCCATCCAGGAGGCGATGGAGAAGCAGATGCGCGCCGAGCGGGACAAGCGGGCCGCGATCCTGAACGCCGAGGGCGCCCGCCAGTCGGCCATCCTGACCGCCGAGGGCGACAAGCAGTCGGCCATCCTGCGGGCCGAGGGCTCCAAGGCCGCCGCGGTGCTGGAGGCCGAGGGCCAGGCGGAGGCGATCGGCCGGGTGTTCGGCGCCATCCACCGGCACGACGCCGACCCCAAGCTGCTGGCCTACCAGTACCTGCAGATGCTGCCGGAGCTGGCCAAGGGACAGGGCAACACGTTCTTCGTCATCCCCAGCGAGGTCACCAGCGCCCTGCAGGCGGTGTCCAAGGCGTTCGGCGGCTCGGTCGACGAGGCGACCAGGGTGCCCGCCGGGCCGGAGCCGGAGACCTCCGCCGAGCGGGAGGGGCCGCGGGAGCTGTCCGCCCCGGCCGCCGGCCCCACGATCTACCAGCCGGAGGCGGAGAAGGCTCCGAGCAAGTCCTGA
- a CDS encoding class E sortase yields the protein MRVFVRTAGELCVTAGLLLVLFTAYLLWGTGRYVDQEQERLFRELARTWEAPRGTTERVRLGDGVALIRIPKLGDGFRYVVVEGVGTADLRKGPGHYPGTAMPGQLGNFVVSGHRTTYGGPFNRLDELDIGDEIVIDTRRWRFTYRVTQSRVVPPTASEAIARVPFRPGRKPAKRYITLTTCHPEYSAAERLIVVGELAERVPRIQPVSAS from the coding sequence TTGCGGGTCTTCGTGCGTACCGCGGGTGAACTGTGCGTCACCGCCGGGCTGCTGCTCGTCCTGTTCACCGCGTACCTGCTGTGGGGCACCGGCCGGTACGTCGACCAGGAGCAGGAACGGCTGTTCCGGGAGCTGGCCCGCACCTGGGAGGCCCCGCGCGGCACCACCGAGCGGGTGAGGCTGGGCGACGGCGTGGCGCTGATCCGGATCCCCAAGCTGGGCGACGGCTTCCGGTACGTGGTGGTCGAGGGCGTCGGGACGGCCGACCTGCGCAAGGGGCCGGGTCACTACCCGGGGACGGCGATGCCGGGGCAGCTCGGCAACTTCGTGGTCTCCGGGCACCGCACCACCTACGGCGGCCCGTTCAACCGGCTCGACGAGCTGGACATCGGGGACGAGATCGTCATCGACACCCGGCGCTGGCGGTTCACCTACCGGGTGACGCAGAGCCGGGTGGTGCCGCCCACCGCGTCGGAGGCGATCGCGCGGGTGCCGTTCCGGCCGGGCCGCAAGCCCGCCAAGCGGTACATCACCCTCACCACCTGCCATCCCGAGTACTCCGCGGCCGAACGTCTGATCGTCGTCGGGGAGCTGGCCGAACGAGTCCCCCGGATACAGCCCGTCTCAGCGTCCTGA
- a CDS encoding phosphotransferase: MTRTRTDRITWADLPGAVRDQIQDRTGRVVGSRPAGGDRSDITAVLDTETGPVFIKGAREGIFARSLRHEARVTPHVAGIAPRLLWQVQTDGWTVLGLEHIAGRHADYSPGSPDLDLLRAAVLQFQGVPLPAHVTQGVERHYGGLDALVGDSLLHTDLHPDNVLITPGRAYVIDWACKGAAWAEPAMLAFRLMAAGHDIASAEAWGRSFPTWQDGEPLTAFIHANADSWRQAARRDPQPWKLRAADLARQWAAHHE; encoded by the coding sequence ATGACTCGGACGAGGACTGACCGGATCACCTGGGCCGACCTGCCGGGCGCCGTCCGTGACCAGATCCAGGACCGCACGGGCCGGGTCGTGGGGAGCCGCCCGGCGGGCGGTGACCGATCCGACATCACCGCCGTCCTCGACACCGAGACCGGCCCCGTGTTCATCAAGGGGGCACGAGAGGGGATCTTCGCCCGTTCCCTGCGCCACGAGGCTCGGGTGACTCCGCACGTGGCCGGGATCGCCCCCAGGCTGCTGTGGCAGGTCCAGACAGACGGCTGGACCGTCCTCGGCCTGGAGCACATCGCGGGACGGCACGCGGATTACTCGCCCGGTTCCCCCGATCTCGACCTGCTCCGCGCCGCGGTGCTCCAGTTCCAGGGCGTGCCGCTCCCCGCCCACGTCACGCAAGGAGTCGAGCGGCACTACGGCGGACTGGACGCCCTCGTCGGCGACAGCCTGCTGCACACCGACCTGCACCCCGACAACGTGCTCATCACCCCCGGCCGCGCCTACGTCATCGACTGGGCCTGCAAGGGCGCCGCCTGGGCCGAACCGGCCATGCTGGCCTTCCGGCTCATGGCGGCCGGACACGACATCGCCTCCGCCGAAGCCTGGGGCCGCTCGTTCCCCACCTGGCAGGACGGGGAACCGCTCACCGCGTTCATCCACGCCAACGCCGACAGCTGGCGGCAAGCCGCCCGGCGCGATCCGCAACCCTGGAAACTGCGGGCCGCAGACCTCGCCCGCCAATGGGCCGCCCACCACGAGTGA
- the cutA gene encoding divalent-cation tolerance protein CutA, whose protein sequence is MAEHVEVHVTTGSRDEARKITRAVVEGRVAAGAQIVGPISSTYWWRGEIQEDEEFLVLMKTAEDKLEELTSVVRACHSYEVPEIVAVPIVGGLGEYLGWITAETEAGRPAE, encoded by the coding sequence ATGGCCGAGCATGTCGAAGTCCATGTCACCACGGGTAGCCGGGATGAGGCCAGGAAGATCACCAGGGCTGTTGTCGAGGGCCGGGTGGCGGCGGGGGCGCAGATCGTCGGTCCGATCAGCTCGACGTACTGGTGGCGGGGTGAGATCCAGGAGGATGAGGAGTTCCTGGTGCTGATGAAGACGGCCGAGGACAAGCTGGAGGAGCTGACCTCGGTCGTGCGGGCCTGCCACTCCTATGAGGTTCCTGAGATCGTTGCCGTGCCGATCGTCGGTGGTCTGGGTGAGTACCTGGGGTGGATCACGGCAGAGACGGAGGCCGGGAGGCCGGCCGAGTAG
- a CDS encoding Fur family transcriptional regulator: MTDPRHHHEPPAPADALRGAGLRVTAARVAILEAVREGDHLAADTVADRVRERVGTVSTQAVYEALNALTGAGLIRRIEPAGSPARYEGRIGDNHHHLVCRHCGTVTDVDCAVGHAPCLTPVADAGYQLEEAEVIYWGLCPSCQPVIVEN, from the coding sequence GTGACCGACCCCCGGCACCACCACGAGCCGCCCGCGCCGGCCGACGCGCTGCGCGGCGCGGGACTGCGCGTCACGGCGGCGCGGGTCGCGATCCTGGAAGCCGTACGGGAGGGCGACCACCTGGCCGCCGACACCGTGGCCGACCGGGTCCGCGAACGGGTGGGGACCGTCTCGACCCAGGCCGTCTACGAGGCCCTCAACGCCCTCACCGGGGCGGGCCTCATCCGCCGGATCGAACCGGCCGGCAGCCCCGCCCGCTACGAAGGCCGTATCGGCGACAACCACCACCACCTGGTCTGCCGCCACTGCGGAACGGTCACCGACGTCGACTGCGCCGTGGGGCACGCGCCCTGCCTGACCCCCGTCGCCGACGCGGGATACCAGCTCGAGGAAGCCGAGGTCATCTACTGGGGCCTGTGTCCCTCCTGCCAACCGGTGATCGTCGAGAACTGA